One genomic region from Apodemus sylvaticus chromosome 1, mApoSyl1.1, whole genome shotgun sequence encodes:
- the Sh3pxd2a gene encoding SH3 and PX domain-containing protein 2A isoform X5, which produces MVDSRGADTNAEPMILEQYVVVSNYKKQENSELSLQAGEVVDVIEKNESGWWFVSTSEEQGWVPATYLEAQNGTRDDSDINTSKTGEAVSKRRKAHLRRLDRRWTLGGMVNRQHSREEKYVTVQPYTSQSKDEIGFEKGVTVEVIRKNLEGWWYIRYLGKEGWAPASYLKKAKDDLPTRKKNLAGPVEIIGNIMEISNLLNKKASGDKEAPAEGEGPEAPITKKEISLPILCNASSGSALGIPERTASKLAQGSPAVARIAPQRAQISSPNLRTRPPPRRESSLGFQLPKPPEPPSVEVEYYTIAEFQSCISDGISFRGGQKAEVIDKNSGGWWYVQIGEKEGWAPASYIDKRKKPNLSRRTSTLTRPKVPPPAPPSKPKETEENPAGACESQGSPLKVKYEEPEYDIPAFGFDSEPELNEEPTEDRGSGDKRPAQPRRASPASSLQRAHFKVGESSEDVALEEETIYENEGFRPFTEDTLSARGSSGDSDSPGSSSLSLAMKNSPKSDSPKSSSLLKLKAEKNAQAELGKNQSNISFSSSVTISTTCSSSSSSSSLSKNSGDLKPRSASDAGIRDTPKVGTKKDPDVKAGMASCARAKPSVRPKPVLNRAESQSQEKMDISSLRRQLRPTGQLRGGLKGSRSEDSELPPQTASEGSRRGSADIIPLPATTPPCVPKKEWEGQGTTYVTCSAYQKVQDSEISFPAGAEVHVLEKVESGWWYVRFGELEGWAPSHYLVPEENQQPDTASREPDTGKSSQNEGKSDSLEKMEKRVQALNTVNQSKRATPPIPSKPPGGFGKTSAGTVAVKMRNGVRQVAVRPQSVFVSPPPKDNNLSCALRRNESLTATDSLRGVRRNSSFSTARSAAAEAKGRLAERSASQGSESPLLPTQRNGIPVSPVRPKPLEKSQFIHNNLKDVYISIADYEGDEETAGFQEGVSMEVLERNPNGWWYCHILDEVKPFKGWVPSNYLEKKN; this is translated from the exons GCTGGTGGTTTGTGAGCACATCTGAAGAGCAAGGTTGGGTCCCTGCCACCTACTTGGAGGCCCAGAATGGCACACGAGACGACTCGGACATCAACACTTCCAAGACTGGGGAAG CAGTGTCCAAGAGACGCAAAGCTCACCTGCGGCGCCTGGATCGCCGGTGGACCCTGGGCGGGATGGTCAACAGGCAGCACAGCCGAG aAGAGAAGTATGTCACCGTGCAGCCCTACACCAGCCAAAGCAAAGACGAGATCGGCTTCGAGAAGGGGGTCACCGTGGAGGTGATTCGGAAGAACCTGGAAGGTTGGTGGTACATCAG ATACCTAGGCAAAGAGGGCTGGGCACCAGCGTCCTATCTGAAGAAGGCCAAGGATGACCTGCCAACCCGGAAGAAGAACCTGGCGGGTCCAGTGGAGATCATAGGGAACATCATGGAGATCAGCAACCTGCTGAACAAGAAGGCGTCTGGGGATAAGGAGGCTCCGGCTGAAGGCGAGGGACCCGAGGCCCCCATCACCAAGAAGGAGATCAGCTTACCCATCCTCTGCAATGCCTCCAGTGGCAGCGCCTTAGGCATCCCCGAGAGGACGGCATCCAAGCTGGCCCAGGGCTCCCCAGCCGTGGCCAGGATTGCCCCTCAGAGGGCCCAGATCA GCTCCCCAAACCTGAGGACAAGGCCGCCCCCACGCAGAGAATCCAGCCTG GGGTTCCAGCTGCCAAAGCCGCCAGAGCCCCCTTCTGTTGAGGTAGAGTACTACACCATTGCTGAATTCCAGTCCTGCATTTCTGACGGGATCAGCTTTCGAGGTGGACAGAAGGCAGAG GTCATCGACAAGAACTCCGGTGGCTGGTGGTACGTGCAGATCGGGGAGAAGGAGGGCTGGGCACCAGCCTCGTACATCGATAAGCGTAAGAAGCCCAACCTCAGCCGCCGAACCAGCACTCTGACCCGGCCCAAGGTGCCACCCCCCGCGCCCCCCAGCAAGCctaaggagacagaggagaatcCTGCGGGGGCCTGTGAGAGCCAGGGCTCCCCACTGAAGGTTAAGTATGAAGAACCGGAGTATGATATCCCTGCCTTTGGCTTTGACTCGGAACCTGAGCTGAATGAGGAGCCCACGGAGGACAGAGGTTCAGGTGACAAGCGTCCCGCCCAGCCCCGAAGGGCCTCACCCGCCTCTTCCCTGCAACGGGCCCATTTCAAGGTGGGTGAGTCTTCTGAGGACGTGGCCCTGGAAGAGGAGACCATCTATGAGAATGAGGGCTTCAGGCCATTCACAGAAGACACCCTGTCTGCCAGAGGCTCCTCTGGGGACAGTGATTCCCCTGGGAGCTCCTCTCTGTCCCTCGCCATGAAAAACTCCCCCAAATCAGATTCTCCCAAATCCTCGTCACTCCTAAAGCTCAAGGCAGAGAAGAATGCCCAGGCAGAACTGGGGAAAAACCAGTCCaacatctccttctcctcctccgtcaccatcagcaccacctgctcttcctcttcctcctcttcctccttgtccaAGAACAGTGGTGACCTGAAGCCACGTTCTGCCTCAGATGCAGGCATTCGTGATACCCCCAAGGTCGGGACCAAGAAAGATCCTGATGTGAAGGCCGGGATGGCCTCCTGTGCCCGAGCCAAGCCCTCCGTCCGACCAAAGCCAGTCCTGAACCGAGCCGAGTCTCAAAGCCAGGAGAAGATGGACATCAGCTCCCTACGGCGCCAGCTGAGGCCCACAGGCCAGCTCCGGGGGGGCCTCAAGGGCTCTAGGAGTGAGGACTCAGAGCTGCCCCCCCAGACAGCTTCTGAGGGGTCCAGGCGAGGCTCTGCAGATATCATCCCTCTCCCAGCCACCACTCCCCCATGTGTCCCCAAGAAGGAATGGGAAGGGCAAGGTACCACCTACGTGACATGCAGTGCCTATCAGAAGGTCCAGGACTCTGAGATCAGCTTCCCTGCAGGTGCTGAGGTGCATGTCCTGGAGAAGGTAGAAAGTGGGTGGTGGTACGTGAGGTTTGGGGAGCTGGAGGGCTGGGCCCCCTCCCACTATTTGGTGCCTGAGGAGAACCAGCAACCTGACACAGCTAGCAGAGAGCCAGACACGGGAAAGAGTTCACAGAATGAGGGCAAGTCAGACAGCCTGGAAAAGATGGAGAAGCGCGTGCAGGCCCTCAACACCGTGAACCAGAGCAAGAGGGCCACCCCACCCATCCCCTCGAAGCCCCCTGGGGGCTTCGGCAAGACCTCAGCAGGCACTGTAGCGGTGAAGATGAGAAACGGTGTCCGGCAAGTGGCAGTCAGGCCCCAATCTGTGTTTGTGTCTCCGCCGCCCAAGGACAACAACCTGTCCTGTGCCCTTCGGAGGAATGAGTCATTAACGGCCACTGACAGCCTTAGAGGTGTCCGCAGGAACTCTTCCTTTAGTACTGCACGGTCAGCAGCCGCCGAGGCCAAGGGCCGCCTGGCAGAGCGGTCTGCCAGCCAGGGCTCGGAATCACCCCTGCTGCCTACCCAGCGCAATGGCATCCCTGTCTCCCCCGTGCGTCCTAAGCCCTTAGAGAAGTCTCAGTTTATCCACAATAACCTCAAGGACGTGTACATCTCTATTGCAGACTATGAGGGGGATGAAGAGACGGCTGGCTTCCAGGAGGGGGTGTCCATGGAGGTGCTAGAGAGGAACCCCAATGGCTGGTGGTATTGCCATATCCTGGATGAGGTGAAGCCCTTCAAGGGCTGGGTACCCTCCAACTACCTTGAGAAGAAGAACTAA
- the Sh3pxd2a gene encoding SH3 and PX domain-containing protein 2A isoform X6 has product MILEQYVVVSNYKKQENSELSLQAGEVVDVIEKNESGWWFVSTSEEQGWVPATYLEAQNGTRDDSDINTSKTGEAVSKRRKAHLRRLDRRWTLGGMVNRQHSREEKYVTVQPYTSQSKDEIGFEKGVTVEVIRKNLEGWWYIRYLGKEGWAPASYLKKAKDDLPTRKKNLAGPVEIIGNIMEISNLLNKKASGDKEAPAEGEGPEAPITKKEISLPILCNASSGSALGIPERTASKLAQGSPAVARIAPQRAQISSPNLRTRPPPRRESSLGFQLPKPPEPPSVEVEYYTIAEFQSCISDGISFRGGQKAEVIDKNSGGWWYVQIGEKEGWAPASYIDKRKKPNLSRRTSTLTRPKVPPPAPPSKPKETEENPAGACESQGSPLKVKYEEPEYDIPAFGFDSEPELNEEPTEDRGSGDKRPAQPRRASPASSLQRAHFKVGESSEDVALEEETIYENEGFRPFTEDTLSARGSSGDSDSPGSSSLSLAMKNSPKSDSPKSSSLLKLKAEKNAQAELGKNQSNISFSSSVTISTTCSSSSSSSSLSKNSGDLKPRSASDAGIRDTPKVGTKKDPDVKAGMASCARAKPSVRPKPVLNRAESQSQEKMDISSLRRQLRPTGQLRGGLKGSRSEDSELPPQTASEGSRRGSADIIPLPATTPPCVPKKEWEGQGTTYVTCSAYQKVQDSEISFPAGAEVHVLEKVESGWWYVRFGELEGWAPSHYLVPEENQQPDTASREPDTGKSSQNEGKSDSLEKMEKRVQALNTVNQSKRATPPIPSKPPGGFGKTSAGTVAVKMRNGVRQVAVRPQSVFVSPPPKDNNLSCALRRNESLTATDSLRGVRRNSSFSTARSAAAEAKGRLAERSASQGSESPLLPTQRNGIPVSPVRPKPLEKSQFIHNNLKDVYISIADYEGDEETAGFQEGVSMEVLERNPNGWWYCHILDEVKPFKGWVPSNYLEKKN; this is encoded by the exons GCTGGTGGTTTGTGAGCACATCTGAAGAGCAAGGTTGGGTCCCTGCCACCTACTTGGAGGCCCAGAATGGCACACGAGACGACTCGGACATCAACACTTCCAAGACTGGGGAAG CAGTGTCCAAGAGACGCAAAGCTCACCTGCGGCGCCTGGATCGCCGGTGGACCCTGGGCGGGATGGTCAACAGGCAGCACAGCCGAG aAGAGAAGTATGTCACCGTGCAGCCCTACACCAGCCAAAGCAAAGACGAGATCGGCTTCGAGAAGGGGGTCACCGTGGAGGTGATTCGGAAGAACCTGGAAGGTTGGTGGTACATCAG ATACCTAGGCAAAGAGGGCTGGGCACCAGCGTCCTATCTGAAGAAGGCCAAGGATGACCTGCCAACCCGGAAGAAGAACCTGGCGGGTCCAGTGGAGATCATAGGGAACATCATGGAGATCAGCAACCTGCTGAACAAGAAGGCGTCTGGGGATAAGGAGGCTCCGGCTGAAGGCGAGGGACCCGAGGCCCCCATCACCAAGAAGGAGATCAGCTTACCCATCCTCTGCAATGCCTCCAGTGGCAGCGCCTTAGGCATCCCCGAGAGGACGGCATCCAAGCTGGCCCAGGGCTCCCCAGCCGTGGCCAGGATTGCCCCTCAGAGGGCCCAGATCA GCTCCCCAAACCTGAGGACAAGGCCGCCCCCACGCAGAGAATCCAGCCTG GGGTTCCAGCTGCCAAAGCCGCCAGAGCCCCCTTCTGTTGAGGTAGAGTACTACACCATTGCTGAATTCCAGTCCTGCATTTCTGACGGGATCAGCTTTCGAGGTGGACAGAAGGCAGAG GTCATCGACAAGAACTCCGGTGGCTGGTGGTACGTGCAGATCGGGGAGAAGGAGGGCTGGGCACCAGCCTCGTACATCGATAAGCGTAAGAAGCCCAACCTCAGCCGCCGAACCAGCACTCTGACCCGGCCCAAGGTGCCACCCCCCGCGCCCCCCAGCAAGCctaaggagacagaggagaatcCTGCGGGGGCCTGTGAGAGCCAGGGCTCCCCACTGAAGGTTAAGTATGAAGAACCGGAGTATGATATCCCTGCCTTTGGCTTTGACTCGGAACCTGAGCTGAATGAGGAGCCCACGGAGGACAGAGGTTCAGGTGACAAGCGTCCCGCCCAGCCCCGAAGGGCCTCACCCGCCTCTTCCCTGCAACGGGCCCATTTCAAGGTGGGTGAGTCTTCTGAGGACGTGGCCCTGGAAGAGGAGACCATCTATGAGAATGAGGGCTTCAGGCCATTCACAGAAGACACCCTGTCTGCCAGAGGCTCCTCTGGGGACAGTGATTCCCCTGGGAGCTCCTCTCTGTCCCTCGCCATGAAAAACTCCCCCAAATCAGATTCTCCCAAATCCTCGTCACTCCTAAAGCTCAAGGCAGAGAAGAATGCCCAGGCAGAACTGGGGAAAAACCAGTCCaacatctccttctcctcctccgtcaccatcagcaccacctgctcttcctcttcctcctcttcctccttgtccaAGAACAGTGGTGACCTGAAGCCACGTTCTGCCTCAGATGCAGGCATTCGTGATACCCCCAAGGTCGGGACCAAGAAAGATCCTGATGTGAAGGCCGGGATGGCCTCCTGTGCCCGAGCCAAGCCCTCCGTCCGACCAAAGCCAGTCCTGAACCGAGCCGAGTCTCAAAGCCAGGAGAAGATGGACATCAGCTCCCTACGGCGCCAGCTGAGGCCCACAGGCCAGCTCCGGGGGGGCCTCAAGGGCTCTAGGAGTGAGGACTCAGAGCTGCCCCCCCAGACAGCTTCTGAGGGGTCCAGGCGAGGCTCTGCAGATATCATCCCTCTCCCAGCCACCACTCCCCCATGTGTCCCCAAGAAGGAATGGGAAGGGCAAGGTACCACCTACGTGACATGCAGTGCCTATCAGAAGGTCCAGGACTCTGAGATCAGCTTCCCTGCAGGTGCTGAGGTGCATGTCCTGGAGAAGGTAGAAAGTGGGTGGTGGTACGTGAGGTTTGGGGAGCTGGAGGGCTGGGCCCCCTCCCACTATTTGGTGCCTGAGGAGAACCAGCAACCTGACACAGCTAGCAGAGAGCCAGACACGGGAAAGAGTTCACAGAATGAGGGCAAGTCAGACAGCCTGGAAAAGATGGAGAAGCGCGTGCAGGCCCTCAACACCGTGAACCAGAGCAAGAGGGCCACCCCACCCATCCCCTCGAAGCCCCCTGGGGGCTTCGGCAAGACCTCAGCAGGCACTGTAGCGGTGAAGATGAGAAACGGTGTCCGGCAAGTGGCAGTCAGGCCCCAATCTGTGTTTGTGTCTCCGCCGCCCAAGGACAACAACCTGTCCTGTGCCCTTCGGAGGAATGAGTCATTAACGGCCACTGACAGCCTTAGAGGTGTCCGCAGGAACTCTTCCTTTAGTACTGCACGGTCAGCAGCCGCCGAGGCCAAGGGCCGCCTGGCAGAGCGGTCTGCCAGCCAGGGCTCGGAATCACCCCTGCTGCCTACCCAGCGCAATGGCATCCCTGTCTCCCCCGTGCGTCCTAAGCCCTTAGAGAAGTCTCAGTTTATCCACAATAACCTCAAGGACGTGTACATCTCTATTGCAGACTATGAGGGGGATGAAGAGACGGCTGGCTTCCAGGAGGGGGTGTCCATGGAGGTGCTAGAGAGGAACCCCAATGGCTGGTGGTATTGCCATATCCTGGATGAGGTGAAGCCCTTCAAGGGCTGGGTACCCTCCAACTACCTTGAGAAGAAGAACTAA